Part of the Musa acuminata AAA Group cultivar baxijiao chromosome BXJ3-10, Cavendish_Baxijiao_AAA, whole genome shotgun sequence genome, GTCATCACAATCAAAGATGCGATAAGTCCGCTGTATGCTTAAAAGCTCGGCTCTGCAAGGTACATGCACCAGGTAAAAGGACACATGATGCTGCTCTATCTCTTCCAAGTGGGTGCAGAATCTTGGCGTTCCATCACCGTCGTCGCGTGTTTCTTTCCTTCGTGGAGGGTCCATGCACGGGCAGGCTCTTGTGCTACGACATTGGACGCAAAAGAGGAAGATTTGAGTTGATTTATCGGATTACATCTAACATGGTCTAACAAATTAAAAAATCATAACTAATTCCTAGTTTTCTTTAGGAAAAGGAAAATTAAGAGAGCACGAGATTGCTAACTAATCATGATACATAACAATTCAGGATAAGCCCAACATAACAATTATGAGGACGTAATCTGATTCCAATTTTATCTCTATCGTTAGAACGCAAATGAATCGCAAGAATAAAGACAGACCCATTCAGCTGAAAACTAAATGAAGATATACCGATGGTAGCAATTGCAGCAGTGAGGTCTGCTGAAGATAGACAGCACCAGAAAAAATGGAACATGATGCACTTCCGATACATTTCAGCATTAAGAAAACACAAAATTCCAGACCTTGGACTATACCAATGGACAAGAGAACTATACCaggaaagattatttttatgatacaaacttttgaaTACTGCTGATGTGTTATTCTgcaaaaaaatactattaaaacTGATGGAGCTGACGCTTCCTTTCCTTCACTTCTTCCATCTACTTATTAGTGCACAAAGTCATAATCTCAATATCCATACAGCATAGCATCAAAATCCTTTCTGTATTGTGTAACTAATCCACTTCAGCTGTGCCTATATATTGTTCTATGATGTACAGGATCTCACGTGACTCTTCTAGAGGTAACTAGAAGGACTTCAGTTTCAGTCTTCAAGTCCTTGAAGTCAAATAAATTAAGTTATATGAACACACGTAGCCATGTTGTAGTCTCTATTATAGTCAATCAATGCTATAATTATTAAGCACAAATCAAACAAATATAACCTATCTTCTTTAGAAGTATCATTTAGGTTGTAACCAAGTATCTGTACCAACCGTGAATCTAAAtctttgatgaaagtggagaaaacccGACATTTATCATCAGTATATGCTGTTGCAAGAAGAAGCTGCAACCACAAAGTCAAAGATGAAGTCAAAGAAACAATGGAATTTGTTCTGATATGATGGTCGCAAGCACCATTGCTCTTTTAGTTCTGGTAATAGGTGTAAAAACAGATGCACATTTGCAAATACAGAAGGTTTCATGAATGCAGATGAAATCAGTCGATTTAACTTTTCCAAGTCCAGCTTCTCCCTTTTACATGTTACCAATTGTCATATTGCAATTGAAGCAAAAACAAGAAGGGGGATATGCTAAATCATTCATGTGCTTTATATGAGCAACACAAGACCAGATATAGCAATTTCAAAGACAGTATCCAATCACAATTTGATAATAATTGCCAACATGTGATTTCACAGAGCACTAAATGTTCATATATTATTCCAATGTACATTCTTAAAGGCCCCATATCTGGATTAAAAGATCTAATGATCCAAAATCATTGCTCCACACCAAATCCAATAACAGAAAGCCAACAGAGACAAGACCAgtacattattttattatttcaatTACTGTTTCAAATTTAATGATTCACAAATCTGTTGACTATGCAGCTGTTCCATTCTTATTCTTAAAAATCAAACAAATAAGATTTTCCATCTTTTAACATCCATAGTTACTCATCCTCTTTTGCTATCAAGCTAGCCCAACCGTTCTACATTATATAAATAGATATATGCCAAAAGGATCAGGAAGGATAAATTCACACCTACAGTGTCACAGTAGGTTGACATCTTCCCTAAATCTCCTTGTATTTCCATGATATCCTATATGTCATACATAAGTGTTCTCCTTTTTCACTTTTGTTCTTTCACCCACTTCACTTACTATTTCACCTTCTTTTTCACAGCATAATAACACAAAACTCATTGTTTTAGAACAAAAGCAACTAACCATCTTGGTATTCTAGATACGTTTCaaatcttgaaaattattttgacatgcaGTCTTACAGTTCAAACATAAAAAATAAGTTATATTAGCTGGAAAACATGCTGAAGTTCAACAATTTATTTGACAGGAGAGAAAATAGAGAATTAGACATCAAAAATTTGTGTGGAAGTTAAACTGAAATAAAAATGACCAAATTACACTGTTCAGTGTTTGAACttcaacgaaaaaaaaaaaggttgcatGATATGAATAAGGTGATTATATTGACAAACTTACATTGTTAGGATGCCATTCAACACTTGCAACAGAAGAATTATGCTTCTTCTTGATAAGCTTTAACCAAATGAAAAAGAATAATCCTGGGTAAGAAACTAAATTTAGGTTAAGGGGGTTAAAATTAGTTTACACAACGCAATCAGTTTTAAAAACAAAAGTTTCTGCTAGCTCTCCCAgagaaacaaataaagaaagcaCAAAGTTTAATGATGTGAACTAGTCAACCCTTAGAAAGAGCAGAATAAAGAATCTCTGGTTAGACAGATTTCCAAAATTAGAGCAATAATGACTTCAAATAGTTCTTTGAGTTTTGACCAAACATATGACAAACCTTCTTAGATTGTTATCGAGATTTTAACCATGACCAACAAGTATTTAGTAGAATGGAGAGGTTGATTTAGTTGCAGTCTTCTATCAGGTTCGTAATAAGATTTCGGAAGAGGCAGGAcaaaaaaatacattttttatttatactttttattttctCAAAGGCAAAGCTACTAGACCATTCCACTTAATGAACtcattcatgttgaaaatttgaCAATTTAAGTTGTACTAAGTGCAACAACTCCTACATGGATACTTCCCTCCAAAATGATTGTTCTCAAATGTACCTATGGCCATAGGGCATACCCTAATTATTAGCCAACTAGCTTTGAGATTAATTTAACAAGGAAGCTTGGTTAAAAAGGTGCTGATGCTCTATCAATTCCACATGAAACACTCTAATCACTGTCATATGCAATCTACAGAATTTCACCTTTAAACTAACATATCTGCTCTGGAAcacattttaaagtttaaaccagTGCAGCTATTGAAGCACAAAGACATGCTTGTTGAGACAATGTCATCAAAAACAAAACTAGCAAGAGAGGGAAGTAGTTTACTATGCATCAGATGAAATGTGGTAGCGCCTCTTAGGAATTATCTATGTATTTTTTAATAGCCAAAATACAAATAATATCTACTGGATGCAGATTTGTAGATTCCTCAATTAGCTGGATACAAATAATCACTGTCATATGCAATCTACAGATTTCACGTTTAAACTAACATATCTGCTCTGGAACACATTTTAAAGTTCAAACTAGTGCAGCTATTGAAGCACAAAGACATGCTTGTTGAGACAATGTCATCAAAAACAAAACTAGCAAGAGAGGGAAGTAGTTTACTATGCATCAGATGAAATGTGGTAGTGCCTCTTAGGAATTATCTATGTATTTTTTTAATAGCCAAAATACAAATAATATCTACTGGATGCAGATTTGTAGATTCCTCAATTAGCTGGCACATGTGCAGCTTGATCATTGACAATGAACAAAGATGAGCCCATAGAAAgtgctaaattaaaaaaaatgcctTTTGACCAGATTGAACAATTTTATCAAGCACCAAGACAGATGTATTCATGTATATAAGTAAACAGATGTATAAGACACATGGTAGTTGATTTCACTGCACATATGAGATGCATACAATATGTAGTAAGCATAGAAGTTAGCTACTGAATATAGGAGATGCACGGATTAGAATAGAATAGGGACTCCaaaagatatctcatatccgaacatctactcgtcgcaatgtctatcatatgtgtatgaccctctaggcccagtatcgagctggccgtgagtcatacctgtcagaactccttctggcttagtgaattatcatctccataataattcactcgactcatcgactattgacgtactaggtcactacgccgtagtccgcaAACGATATAacggaatctaatcctttggacctatctatcctcagttatcgtatacctatagtccctcatcattctaatatccaagagatcatatatcaggcttggtactatcaagcccatatagtttttactcgagtctc contains:
- the LOC135651831 gene encoding uncharacterized protein LOC135651831 isoform X1 produces the protein MLGAPINLVYKSLLIVVFLGFLLILVAFYPNSHEVHIYELCGEKWERLIKKKHNSSVASVEWHPNNLLLATAYTDDKCRVFSTFIKDLDSRTRACPCMDPPRRKETRDDGDGTPRFCTHLEEIEQHHVSFYLVHVPCRAELLSIQRTYRIFDCDDSQVTRTTAPSKCLYVPETPKDL
- the LOC135651831 gene encoding uncharacterized protein LOC135651831 isoform X2 encodes the protein MLGAPINLVYKSLLIVVFLGFLLILVAFYPNSHEVHIYELCGEKWERLLLATAYTDDKCRVFSTFIKDLDSRTRACPCMDPPRRKETRDDGDGTPRFCTHLEEIEQHHVSFYLVHVPCRAELLSIQRTYRIFDCDDSQVTRTTAPSKCLYVPETPKDL
- the LOC135651831 gene encoding uncharacterized protein LOC135651831 isoform X3, producing the protein MGEGLFFFIWLKLIKKKHNSSVASVEWHPNNLLLATAYTDDKCRVFSTFIKDLDSRTRACPCMDPPRRKETRDDGDGTPRFCTHLEEIEQHHVSFYLVHVPCRAELLSIQRTYRIFDCDDSQVTRTTAPSKCLYVPETPKDL